From one Pseudomonadota bacterium genomic stretch:
- a CDS encoding PfkB family carbohydrate kinase: MSEKLLVVGSVAFDSIETRAGRRDEILGGAATFISLAASRFCGVRLVAIVGENDFPDEHVRLLASHGVDLAGLERVPGRTFRWAGVYADDFSSRRTLDTQLGVFASFSPKIPAGYAASRYVMLGNINPELQLAVLDAVHGDRFVATDTMNLWINTARDALGAVMRRTDLLIINDEEAQLLTGERQIARAAAEVRRMGPKAVIIKRGEHGAFLFHGDGVFFAPAFPLDEVVDPTGAGDSFAGGLMGYLASVGRADFAALKRGMICGAAVASATCEAFGVERTAQLTDAAIDERVTALISMTSLDRE, from the coding sequence ATGAGCGAGAAGCTGCTCGTCGTCGGATCGGTCGCGTTCGACAGCATCGAGACGCGCGCGGGGAGGCGCGACGAGATCCTCGGCGGCGCGGCGACCTTCATCTCGCTCGCCGCGAGCCGGTTCTGCGGGGTGCGGCTCGTGGCGATCGTCGGCGAGAACGACTTCCCGGACGAGCACGTCCGCCTCCTCGCGTCGCACGGCGTGGATCTCGCCGGCCTCGAGCGCGTTCCCGGGCGGACGTTCCGGTGGGCCGGGGTGTACGCGGACGACTTCTCGTCTCGCCGGACGCTCGACACGCAGCTCGGCGTCTTCGCGTCGTTCTCCCCGAAGATCCCGGCCGGGTACGCGGCCTCCAGGTACGTCATGCTCGGGAACATCAACCCCGAGCTCCAGCTCGCCGTCCTCGACGCCGTGCACGGGGATCGCTTCGTGGCGACCGACACGATGAACCTCTGGATCAACACCGCGCGGGACGCCCTCGGCGCGGTGATGCGGCGGACCGACCTGCTCATCATCAACGACGAGGAGGCGCAGCTCCTCACAGGCGAGCGGCAGATCGCGCGCGCGGCGGCCGAGGTCCGGCGGATGGGTCCCAAGGCGGTCATCATCAAGCGCGGGGAGCACGGCGCGTTCCTGTTCCACGGGGACGGCGTGTTCTTCGCGCCGGCGTTCCCGCTCGACGAGGTCGTCGACCCGACCGGCGCCGGGGACAGCTTCGCGGGCGGCCTGATGGGGTACCTCGCGTCCGTCGGCCGCGCCGACTTCGCGGCGCTCAAGCGCGGCATGATCTGCGGCGCGGCGGTCGCCTCGGCCACGTGCGAGGCTTTCGGGGTCGAGCGCACCGCGCAGCTGACCGACGCCGCCATCGACGAGCGGGTCACGGCGCTCATTTCCATGACGTCGCTCGACCGCGAGTGA
- the mtnP gene encoding S-methyl-5'-thioadenosine phosphorylase — translation MRNDSIAIIGGSGLYDLGGLSEVREHEVETPYGPPSSPVVEGVLGARRVMFLARHGRGHHLTPSEINYRANVFALKSLGASEIVSVSAVGSMREEIRPGDIVFPDQYIDRTKGRPSTFFGDGIVGHVAFADPTCDGLRARLEAAAARIGLAHRRGGALMVMEGPAFSTRAESRMHRRLGVDLIGMTAMPEAKLAREAEMCYATVALATDYDCWHETEEDVSVGAVLAVMRKNVASARDLIRALVSEPGDERSCACASSLEHAIVTDRKAIPAETKRRMQPIFGRVL, via the coding sequence ATGCGCAACGACTCGATCGCGATCATCGGCGGCTCGGGCCTGTACGATCTCGGCGGCCTATCCGAGGTCCGCGAGCACGAGGTGGAGACGCCGTACGGGCCGCCTTCTTCTCCCGTCGTCGAGGGGGTGCTCGGCGCGCGCCGGGTCATGTTCCTCGCGCGCCACGGGCGCGGGCACCATCTCACGCCATCGGAGATCAACTACCGCGCCAACGTCTTCGCGCTCAAGTCGCTCGGCGCGAGCGAGATCGTGAGCGTCTCGGCGGTCGGAAGCATGCGCGAGGAGATCCGGCCGGGCGACATCGTCTTCCCGGACCAGTACATCGACAGGACCAAGGGACGCCCGTCGACGTTCTTCGGCGACGGGATCGTGGGGCACGTCGCCTTCGCGGACCCGACGTGCGACGGGCTCCGGGCACGCCTCGAGGCGGCCGCCGCGCGGATCGGCCTCGCGCACCGCCGCGGCGGCGCGCTCATGGTGATGGAGGGCCCGGCCTTCTCGACGCGCGCCGAGTCGCGGATGCACCGCCGGCTCGGCGTCGATCTGATCGGGATGACGGCGATGCCCGAGGCCAAGCTCGCGCGCGAGGCGGAGATGTGCTACGCGACCGTCGCGCTCGCGACGGACTACGACTGCTGGCACGAGACAGAGGAGGACGTGAGCGTCGGCGCGGTGCTCGCCGTCATGCGCAAGAACGTCGCCTCCGCGCGGGACCTGATCCGGGCGCTCGTGTCCGAGCCGGGCGACGAGCGGTCGTGCGCGTGCGCCTCGTCGCTCGAGCACGCGATCGTCACGGATCGAAAGGCGATCCCGGCCGAGACGAAGCGGCGGATGCAGCCGATCTTCGGGAGGGTGCTATGA
- a CDS encoding peptidyl-prolyl cis-trans isomerase produces the protein MNRRRNIIVATLALAAFGISALAAHSGPDDANKAAAQPAPKAAPATTAAAPVDAAAEKARLALPVAKIDGVEISLEYLETALDRQSPLLRKELADAAKRKDFIDKIINMEVLAAEAKRRGFSSDPEVASVRKNQLASLMHRKIADETPEVAPTDDAMRKYYDAHADAYNKPEKVRARHILIADKAAAEKLLAEMLAKTPSQYEFRRIAQERSEDAASKNRGGDLTFFPRTAERRDGDPEVPEAVANAAFELKENGEVARKLVKTDKGYHLVMRTGHREKMSMTFEEAKERLTMLVQRDDRKNAIDAAIDALEKKYPVTLHEENLKDVVIDLSGGPPAEQAAGPLEPAALEKPATAE, from the coding sequence ACAGCGGGCCGGACGACGCGAACAAGGCCGCCGCCCAGCCGGCGCCGAAGGCCGCGCCCGCGACCACGGCCGCCGCTCCGGTCGACGCCGCCGCCGAGAAGGCGCGGCTCGCGTTGCCGGTCGCGAAGATCGACGGCGTGGAGATCTCGCTCGAGTATCTCGAAACCGCCCTCGATCGCCAGAGCCCCCTGCTCCGGAAGGAGCTGGCGGACGCGGCGAAGCGCAAGGACTTCATCGACAAGATCATCAACATGGAAGTCCTCGCGGCCGAGGCCAAACGGCGCGGGTTCTCGTCCGATCCCGAGGTCGCGTCCGTGCGGAAGAACCAGCTCGCCTCCTTGATGCACCGGAAGATCGCCGACGAGACCCCGGAGGTCGCGCCGACGGATGATGCGATGCGCAAGTACTACGACGCACACGCCGACGCTTACAACAAGCCCGAGAAGGTCCGGGCGCGGCACATCCTCATCGCCGACAAGGCCGCGGCGGAGAAGCTGCTCGCGGAGATGCTCGCCAAGACACCGAGCCAGTACGAGTTCCGCCGCATCGCGCAGGAAAGGAGCGAAGACGCCGCGTCGAAGAACCGCGGCGGCGACCTCACGTTCTTCCCGCGGACCGCCGAGCGCCGCGACGGCGATCCCGAGGTGCCCGAGGCCGTCGCGAACGCCGCGTTCGAGCTCAAGGAGAACGGCGAGGTCGCGCGCAAGCTCGTCAAGACCGACAAGGGGTACCACCTCGTCATGCGCACCGGCCATCGCGAAAAGATGAGCATGACGTTCGAGGAAGCCAAGGAACGGCTCACCATGCTCGTGCAGCGCGACGATCGCAAGAACGCGATCGACGCGGCGATCGACGCCCTCGAGAAGAAGTACCCGGTGACGCTGCACGAGGAGAACCTCAAGGACGTCGTCATCGACCTGTCGGGCGGCCCGCCGGCCGAGCAGGCTGCGGGGCCGCTGGAGCCGGCCGCCCTCGAGAAGCCGGCCACGGCCGAGTAG